In Dioscorea cayenensis subsp. rotundata cultivar TDr96_F1 chromosome 9, TDr96_F1_v2_PseudoChromosome.rev07_lg8_w22 25.fasta, whole genome shotgun sequence, a genomic segment contains:
- the LOC120269507 gene encoding cytochrome P450 CYP73A100-like has protein sequence MAFTLKHVFSYALLLLACRQLVTNYLLPYNNQLQHPVIPLIYPLFIISAVLFFYLKPRQKKINTPPGPFSLPIFGNWLQVGNDLNHRFLAKLALKYGNVFLLKLGARNLVVISDPKLATEVLHTQGVEFGSRPRNVVFDIFTGNGQDMVFTSYGDHWRKMRRIMTLPFFTNKVVQQYKDMWCEEMDLVLKDLRSNKVAMQQGMLIRRRLQLMLYNIMYRMMFDCRFESENDPMFLQATKFNSERSRLAQSFEYNYGDFIPILRPLLRGYLNKCKDLQGRRLAFFNNYFVEKRRKVLSESGSNRNNKKLACAIDHILEAEKNGEISSQNVIYIVENINVAAIETTLWSMEWAIAELVNHPQVQDRVRKEMTEVLQDEEISESNLEKLPYLQAVVKETLRLHSPIPLLVPHMNLEEARLGGCTVPRGSKVVVNAWWLANNPEWWNKPAEFRPERFLEEECGVDATVGGKVDFRFVPFGMGRRSCPGIILALPILGLILGKLVRNFEMITPPGVDKVDVSEKGGQFSLHIAKHSLVAFRPVN, from the exons ATGGCATTCACTCTCAAGCATGTCTTCTCTTATGCTCTTCTCCTCTTAGCCTGCAGGCAACTGGTTACCAATTACCTCCTCCCTTACAACAATCAATTACAACATCCAGTCATCCCTCTTATCTACCCATTATTCATCATCTCAGCAGTACTTTTTTTTTACCTGAAGCCCAGacaaaagaaaatcaacacACCTCCGGGCCCTTTCTCCTTGCCAATCTTTGGCAACTGGCTTCAGGTTGGCAATGACTTGAACCACAGGTTTCTAGCCAAGCTAGCCCTCAAGTATGGCAATGTCTTTCTCCTTAAACTGGGGGCTCGAAACTTAGTGGTGATATCTGATCCGAAGCTGGCCACTGAGGTCCTCCACACACAAGGAGTCGAGTTTGGCTCCCGCCCACGCAATGTTGTCTTCGACATCTTCACTGGCAATGGGCAAGACATGGTGTTCACCTCATACGGAGACCACTGGCGCAAGATGCGTCGCATAATGACCCTCCCCTTCTTCACCAACAAAGTAGTGCAACAGTACAAGGATATGTGGTGCGAGGAGATGGACTTGGTGCTCAAGGACCTACGCAGCAACAAGGTGGCCATGCAACAGGGAATGCTGATCAGGAGGAGACTCCAGCTCATGCTCTACAACATCATGTACCGGATGATGTTTGACTGCCGGTTTGAGTCTGAGAATGATCCAATGTTCTTGCAAGCCACCAAGTTCAACTCAGAGAGAAGCCGGTTGGCCCAAAGCTTTGAATACAACTATGGTGATTTCATCCCCATCCTCAGGCCTCTCCTCAGAGGTTATCTCAACAAGTGCAAGGATCTGCAGGGCAGAAGACTTGCATTCTTCAACAATTACTTTGTTGAAAAGAGAAG GAAGGTGTTGTCCGAGAGTGGCAGCAATAGAAACAACAAGAAACTTGCATGTGCCATAGATCACATACTGGAAGCAGAGAAGAACGGAGAAATAAGTTCACAGAATGTGATTTACATTGTGGAGAACATCAACGTTGCAGCTATAGAAACTACATTATGGTCGATGGAGTGGGCAATCGCAGAGCTTGTGAACCACCCTCAAGTGCAAGACAGGGTGAGAAAGGAGATGACAGAAGTTCTCCAAGATGAAGAGATAAGTGAGTCTAACCTAGAGAAGCTACCCTACTTGCAAGCGGTGGTAAAGGAAACCCTAAGGCTTCACAGTCCCATACCACTCCTAGTGCCTCACATGAACCTAGAGGAGGCCAGGCTAGGGGGTTGCACTGTTCCCAGAGGGTCCAAGGTGGTGGTGAATGCATGGTGGTTAGCAAACAACCCTGAGTGGTGGAATAAGCCTGCCGAGTTCAGGCCAGAGAGGTTCTTAGAAGAGGAATGTGGAGTGGATGCCACTGTTGGAGGGAAAGTGGACTTCAGGTTCGTGCCCTTTGGCATGGGACGGCGCAGCTGCCCGGGGATCATACTGGCCTTACCCATACTTGGGCTAATTTTGGGAAAGCTGGTCAGGAACTTTGAGATGATCACACCACCGGGGGTGGACAAGGTTGATGTTAGTGAGAAAGGTGGGCAGTTTAGCCTTCACATTGCCAAGCACTCCCTTGTGGCCTTCCGACCTGTCAACTAA
- the LOC120268690 gene encoding LOW QUALITY PROTEIN: uncharacterized protein LOC120268690 (The sequence of the model RefSeq protein was modified relative to this genomic sequence to represent the inferred CDS: substituted 1 base at 1 genomic stop codon) produces MGQARQGEEVKTREDPKVDIQERGEIFFFYRVKVNKEEAHGPNDVQRLYIVLRPESGEKQVEIKQASDSGKEGQMKASKQYSSNQDQDQNQGGHGTTEVNIEKQALLRLIVMGKKSLPDPSQRSTPYWGYVELITTDVKDIKTSLKGEEYETATRGQRHKPASRAAGEGVYRILKHESGRKTHTHLIYKMGLPSADKKNEPQEALNIEREGSYVGVGAXQYVLQIKNPDQAAGHTQFQGLQSKRRAAFPAQLQAQLGHRRFAPADPPDLLNYEGCELLLISASDDVDRELGVELRAEDPSEGTCSGLINMFGDDDVTTPLKPLLTGTWD; encoded by the exons ATGGGGCAGGCCCGGCAGGGTGAGGAGGTTAAGACCAGAGAAGATCCAAAAGTGGACATTCAG GAGAGAGGAgagattttcttcttctacagAGTAAAGGTTAACAAGGAGGAAGCACACGGTCCGAATGACGTTCAGAGGTTGTACATTGTGCTGCGCCCTGAGTCTGGCGAGAAGCAAGTGGAGATCAAACAAGCTTCGGATTCCGGTAAAGAAGGTCAGATGAAAGCTAGCAAACAATACTCAAGCAACCAAGACCAAGACCAAAACCAAGGTGGCCATGGCACCACTGAg GTGAATATAGAGAAGCAGGCATTGCTCAGACTCATAGTAATGGGGAAGAAGAGTTTACCAGATCCAAGCCAGAGAAGCACACCATACTGGGGTTATGTTGAGCTGATCACTACTGACGTTAAAGACATCAAGACATCTTTGAAaggag AGGAATATGAGACGGCCACCCGAGGACAGAGGCACAAACCTGCTTCAAGAGCAGCTGGAGAAGGCGTGTACCGTATTCTAAAGCACGAGTCAGGGAGGAAAACACACACCCATCTAATTTACAAGATGGGATTGCCTTCAGCGGACAAAAAGAATGAGCCACAGGAGGCACTCAACATTGAACGCGAAGGATCATATGT TGGGGTTGGGGCGTGACAATATGTGTTGCAGATCAAGAACCCGGATCAGGCAGCTGGTCACACTCAATTTCAAGGACTCCAGAGCAAGCGCCGTGCAGCTTTCCCTGCTCAGCTTCAAGCTCAACTGGGCCACAGGAGGTTCGCTCCAGCTGATCCACCGGACTTGTTGAACTATGAAGGTTGTGAGCTTTTACTTATATCGGCTTCCGATGACGTAGATCGAGAGCTGGGAGTGGAGCTCAGAGCTGAGGACCCGTCGGAGGGGACGTGCTCAGGCTTGATCAACATGTTTGGTGACGACGACGTGACTACACCTCTTAAGCCGCTTCTCACTGGGACGTGGGACTGA
- the LOC120269508 gene encoding uncharacterized protein LOC120269508 isoform X2 produces MPRGRGRPRRGPANPPPEPMQEEQEAPDQSDEEVQQEELPDPASMTDIMREVVLLLRAQRQQHTPGGGRDLSAEFRRHAPPLFSGTTDPTVAGYWVSQIERTFRAMQCPDRDKVRLATFMLQDSAAQWFENELRLKGESSFRTWKQFKEAFYAKYFSMSRRAQMERQFLSLRQGSLSVEEYEAEFDRLSQFATTLVSDESSRSRRFVDGLKTHIRRAIVPFLNQTYAEIVDIAKNLEITWQETQDQGRHEHPRHRQNPRKSQSSGSSSGHSRGEHRSQPYSRPPSSSSGSGGRRSFGSVAQAVQCPTCGGGHSQAECRRAVGACYRCGSRDHFVAQCPQSPPWPQGGDRTRSAPVEQPRSSDGSRHTGAPGRSQQSASRGRPGKAPMMHRPSSSSRPAGRGRPVTQGRVFALTQEDAEASHDVVAGEDQV; encoded by the exons ATGCCAAGGGGTAGAGGGCGTCCACGCAGAGGGCCCGCAAACCCACCCCCGGAGCCCATGCAGGAGGAGCAGGAGGCTCCTGATCAGTCGGATGAGGAAGTACAGCAGGAAGAGCTACCGGATCCAGCTTCCATGACCGACATCATGAGGGAGGTGGTGTTGTTGCTGCGTGCTCAACGTCAGCAGCATACTCCTGGAGGTGGCCGAGACTTATCAGCCGAGTTCAGACGACACGCGCCACCGCTGTTCTCAGGGACCACTGACCCGACGGTGGCCGGTTATTGGGTTAGTCAGATAGAGAGGACCTTCCGAGCTATGCAGTGCCCAGACAGGGACAAGGTCCGGTTGGCTACTTTCATGCTGCAGGACAGTGCAGCACAGTGGTTTGAGAACGAACTGCGCCTCAAGGGGGAGAGTTCCTTCAGGACCTGGAAGCAGTTCAAGGAAGCCTTCTACGCCAAGTATTTTTCTATGAGCAGACGAGCACAGATGGAGAGGCAGTTCCTTAGCCTGAGACAGGGGTCTTTGAGTGTGGAGGAGTATGAGGCTGAGTTTGATAGGCTGTCACAGTTTGCTACGACCTTAGTGTCAGATGAGAGCAGCAGATCTAGGCGCTTCGTAGATGGCTTGAAGACCCACATCCGGCGGGCCATTGTACCATTCCTGAACCAGACGTATGCTGAGATTGTCGATATTGCTAAGAATCTAGAGATCACCTGGCAGGAGACGCAGGACCAGGGGAGACACGAGCACCCGCGGCACCGCCAGAACCCTCGGAAGAGCCAGTCTTCCGGGAGCAGCTCAGGGCATTCCAGGGGAGAGCACCGGTCACAGCCTTATAGCAGACCCCCGAGCTCATCATCAGGTTCTGGAGGCAGGAGATCTTTTGGTAGTGTGGCTCAGGCCGTTCAGTGTCCTACTTGTGGAGGGGGCCATTCTCAAGCAGAGTGCCGGCGCGCAGTAGGCGCATGTTATCGGTGTGGCAGCAGGGACCACTTTGTTGCTCAATGCCCGCAGAGCCCGCCTTGGCCCCAGGGAGGAGATAGGACTCGTAGTGCACCTGTCGAGCAGCCCAGATCGTCTGACGGGTCGCGACACACTGGCGCTCCAGGCCGATCCCAACAGAGTGCCTCGAGGGGTAGGCCGGGAAAGGCGCCTATGATGCACCGACCTTCTTCCTCTTCCCGTCCAGCAGGCCGTGGTAGGCCAGTTACTCAGGGGCGAGTATTTGCTTTGACACAGGAGGATGCTGAGGCATCCCACGACGTTGTTGCAG gagaagatcaagtctag
- the LOC120269508 gene encoding uncharacterized protein LOC120269508 isoform X1: protein MPRGRGRPRRGPANPPPEPMQEEQEAPDQSDEEVQQEELPDPASMTDIMREVVLLLRAQRQQHTPGGGRDLSAEFRRHAPPLFSGTTDPTVAGYWVSQIERTFRAMQCPDRDKVRLATFMLQDSAAQWFENELRLKGESSFRTWKQFKEAFYAKYFSMSRRAQMERQFLSLRQGSLSVEEYEAEFDRLSQFATTLVSDESSRSRRFVDGLKTHIRRAIVPFLNQTYAEIVDIAKNLEITWQETQDQGRHEHPRHRQNPRKSQSSGSSSGHSRGEHRSQPYSRPPSSSSGSGGRRSFGSVAQAVQCPTCGGGHSQAECRRAVGACYRCGSRDHFVAQCPQSPPWPQGGDRTRSAPVEQPRSSDGSRHTGAPGRSQQSASRGRPGKAPMMHRPSSSSRPAGRGRPVTQGRVFALTQEDAEASHDVVADFGSEP from the exons ATGCCAAGGGGTAGAGGGCGTCCACGCAGAGGGCCCGCAAACCCACCCCCGGAGCCCATGCAGGAGGAGCAGGAGGCTCCTGATCAGTCGGATGAGGAAGTACAGCAGGAAGAGCTACCGGATCCAGCTTCCATGACCGACATCATGAGGGAGGTGGTGTTGTTGCTGCGTGCTCAACGTCAGCAGCATACTCCTGGAGGTGGCCGAGACTTATCAGCCGAGTTCAGACGACACGCGCCACCGCTGTTCTCAGGGACCACTGACCCGACGGTGGCCGGTTATTGGGTTAGTCAGATAGAGAGGACCTTCCGAGCTATGCAGTGCCCAGACAGGGACAAGGTCCGGTTGGCTACTTTCATGCTGCAGGACAGTGCAGCACAGTGGTTTGAGAACGAACTGCGCCTCAAGGGGGAGAGTTCCTTCAGGACCTGGAAGCAGTTCAAGGAAGCCTTCTACGCCAAGTATTTTTCTATGAGCAGACGAGCACAGATGGAGAGGCAGTTCCTTAGCCTGAGACAGGGGTCTTTGAGTGTGGAGGAGTATGAGGCTGAGTTTGATAGGCTGTCACAGTTTGCTACGACCTTAGTGTCAGATGAGAGCAGCAGATCTAGGCGCTTCGTAGATGGCTTGAAGACCCACATCCGGCGGGCCATTGTACCATTCCTGAACCAGACGTATGCTGAGATTGTCGATATTGCTAAGAATCTAGAGATCACCTGGCAGGAGACGCAGGACCAGGGGAGACACGAGCACCCGCGGCACCGCCAGAACCCTCGGAAGAGCCAGTCTTCCGGGAGCAGCTCAGGGCATTCCAGGGGAGAGCACCGGTCACAGCCTTATAGCAGACCCCCGAGCTCATCATCAGGTTCTGGAGGCAGGAGATCTTTTGGTAGTGTGGCTCAGGCCGTTCAGTGTCCTACTTGTGGAGGGGGCCATTCTCAAGCAGAGTGCCGGCGCGCAGTAGGCGCATGTTATCGGTGTGGCAGCAGGGACCACTTTGTTGCTCAATGCCCGCAGAGCCCGCCTTGGCCCCAGGGAGGAGATAGGACTCGTAGTGCACCTGTCGAGCAGCCCAGATCGTCTGACGGGTCGCGACACACTGGCGCTCCAGGCCGATCCCAACAGAGTGCCTCGAGGGGTAGGCCGGGAAAGGCGCCTATGATGCACCGACCTTCTTCCTCTTCCCGTCCAGCAGGCCGTGGTAGGCCAGTTACTCAGGGGCGAGTATTTGCTTTGACACAGGAGGATGCTGAGGCATCCCACGACGTTGTTGCAG ATTTTGGTAGCGAGCCCTAG